A region from the Kryptolebias marmoratus isolate JLee-2015 linkage group LG9, ASM164957v2, whole genome shotgun sequence genome encodes:
- the LOC108243085 gene encoding serine/threonine-protein phosphatase 2A 55 kDa regulatory subunit B gamma isoform isoform X2 — MGEDTDTAPTLNHHGFLPDHNYVTEADIISTVEFNHTGELLATGDKGGRVVIFQREPESKNDPFSQGEYNVYSTFQSHEPEFDYLKSLEIEEKINKIRWLPQQNAAHFLLSTNDKTIKLWKVSERDKRPEGYNLKDEEGRIKDVSTVTSLQVPVLKPMDLMVEVSPRRVFANAHTYHINSISVNSDYETYMSADDLRINLWHLDITDRSFNIVDIKPANMEDLTEVITASEFHPHHCNLFVYSSSKGTLRLCDMREAALCDKHSKLFEEPEDPSARSFFSEIISSVSDVKFSHSGRYLLTRDYLTAKVWDLNMESKPLETYQVHDYLRSKLCSLYENDCIFDKFECAWNGSDSVIMTGAYNNFFRMFDRNTKRDVTLEASRESSKPRAVLKPRRVCAAGGKRRKDDISVDSLDFTKKILHTAWHPTENIIAIAATNNLYIFQDKLNSEMH; from the exons CCGATATCATCTCCACTGTCGAGTTCAACCACACCGGAGAGCTCCTGGCCACGGGGGACAAAGGCGGCCGGGTGGTCATTTTTCAGAGGGAACCAGAG AGCAAAAATGATCCATTTTCCCAGGGAGAGTACAACGTGTACAGCACCTTTCAGAGCCATGAGCCTGAATTCGACTACCTTAAGAGTTTGGAGATCGAGGAGAAGATCAATAAGATCCGATGGCTGCCTCAGCAGAACGCTGCACACTTCCTCCTCTCCACCAATG ATAAGACCATTAAATTGTGGAAGGTGAGTGAGCGAGACAAACGGCCAGAAGGATACAACCTGAAGGACGAGGAAGGTCGCATCAAGGACGTCTCCACGGTCACCTCCCTGCAG GTACCAGTCTTAAAGCCCATGGACCTGATGGTGGAGGTGAGCCCTCGGCGAGTGTTTGCCAACGCCCACACGTACCACATCAATTCCATCTCAGTCAACTCCGACTACGAGACCTACATGTCCGCTGACGACCTGAGGATCAACCTCTGGCACCTGGACATCACCGACCGCAGCTTCA ACATCGTTGACATCAAACCAGCCAACATGGAGGATCTGACAGAGGTGATCACAGCGTCTGAGTTCCACCCCCACCACTGTAACCTGTTCGTCTACAGCAGCAGCAAAGGCACCCTGCGTCTGTGTGACATGAGGGAAGCAGCGCTGTGCGACAAGCACTCCAAAC TGTTCGAGGAGCCGGAGGACCCCAGCGCTCGCTCCTTTTTCTCCGAAATTATCTCCTCCGTGTCAGACGTGAAGTTCAGCCACAGCGGCCGCTACCTGCTCACCAGGGACTACCTGACAGCCAAAGTCTGGGACCTCAACATGGAGAGCAAGCCCCTGGAGACATACCAG GTACACGATTACCTCCGCAGCAAGTTGTGCTCCCTGTATGAGAACGACTGCATCTTTGACAAGTTCGAGTGCGCCTGGAACGGCTCAGACAG CGTGATCATGACGGGAGCCTACAACAACTTCTTCCGAATGTTCGACCGCAACACCAAGCGCGACGTGACCCTGGAGGCCTCGAGGGAGAGCAGCAAGCCCAGGGCGGTCCTGAAGCCGCGGCGGGTCTGCGCCGCCGGAGGCAAGCGGCGCAAGGACGACATCAGCGTGGACAGCCTGGACTTCACCAAGAAGATCCTGCACACGGCCTGGCACCCCACGGAGAACATCATCGCCATCGCCGCCACCAACAACCTGTACATCTTCCAGGATAAGCTCAACTCTGAGATGCATTAA
- the LOC108243085 gene encoding serine/threonine-protein phosphatase 2A 55 kDa regulatory subunit B gamma isoform isoform X1, with product MLSPIQVLCSDITTLSLEPEPFASYTEADIISTVEFNHTGELLATGDKGGRVVIFQREPESKNDPFSQGEYNVYSTFQSHEPEFDYLKSLEIEEKINKIRWLPQQNAAHFLLSTNDKTIKLWKVSERDKRPEGYNLKDEEGRIKDVSTVTSLQVPVLKPMDLMVEVSPRRVFANAHTYHINSISVNSDYETYMSADDLRINLWHLDITDRSFNIVDIKPANMEDLTEVITASEFHPHHCNLFVYSSSKGTLRLCDMREAALCDKHSKLFEEPEDPSARSFFSEIISSVSDVKFSHSGRYLLTRDYLTAKVWDLNMESKPLETYQVHDYLRSKLCSLYENDCIFDKFECAWNGSDSVIMTGAYNNFFRMFDRNTKRDVTLEASRESSKPRAVLKPRRVCAAGGKRRKDDISVDSLDFTKKILHTAWHPTENIIAIAATNNLYIFQDKLNSEMH from the exons CCGATATCATCTCCACTGTCGAGTTCAACCACACCGGAGAGCTCCTGGCCACGGGGGACAAAGGCGGCCGGGTGGTCATTTTTCAGAGGGAACCAGAG AGCAAAAATGATCCATTTTCCCAGGGAGAGTACAACGTGTACAGCACCTTTCAGAGCCATGAGCCTGAATTCGACTACCTTAAGAGTTTGGAGATCGAGGAGAAGATCAATAAGATCCGATGGCTGCCTCAGCAGAACGCTGCACACTTCCTCCTCTCCACCAATG ATAAGACCATTAAATTGTGGAAGGTGAGTGAGCGAGACAAACGGCCAGAAGGATACAACCTGAAGGACGAGGAAGGTCGCATCAAGGACGTCTCCACGGTCACCTCCCTGCAG GTACCAGTCTTAAAGCCCATGGACCTGATGGTGGAGGTGAGCCCTCGGCGAGTGTTTGCCAACGCCCACACGTACCACATCAATTCCATCTCAGTCAACTCCGACTACGAGACCTACATGTCCGCTGACGACCTGAGGATCAACCTCTGGCACCTGGACATCACCGACCGCAGCTTCA ACATCGTTGACATCAAACCAGCCAACATGGAGGATCTGACAGAGGTGATCACAGCGTCTGAGTTCCACCCCCACCACTGTAACCTGTTCGTCTACAGCAGCAGCAAAGGCACCCTGCGTCTGTGTGACATGAGGGAAGCAGCGCTGTGCGACAAGCACTCCAAAC TGTTCGAGGAGCCGGAGGACCCCAGCGCTCGCTCCTTTTTCTCCGAAATTATCTCCTCCGTGTCAGACGTGAAGTTCAGCCACAGCGGCCGCTACCTGCTCACCAGGGACTACCTGACAGCCAAAGTCTGGGACCTCAACATGGAGAGCAAGCCCCTGGAGACATACCAG GTACACGATTACCTCCGCAGCAAGTTGTGCTCCCTGTATGAGAACGACTGCATCTTTGACAAGTTCGAGTGCGCCTGGAACGGCTCAGACAG CGTGATCATGACGGGAGCCTACAACAACTTCTTCCGAATGTTCGACCGCAACACCAAGCGCGACGTGACCCTGGAGGCCTCGAGGGAGAGCAGCAAGCCCAGGGCGGTCCTGAAGCCGCGGCGGGTCTGCGCCGCCGGAGGCAAGCGGCGCAAGGACGACATCAGCGTGGACAGCCTGGACTTCACCAAGAAGATCCTGCACACGGCCTGGCACCCCACGGAGAACATCATCGCCATCGCCGCCACCAACAACCTGTACATCTTCCAGGATAAGCTCAACTCTGAGATGCATTAA